CGGCACGAAGCGTCCCATCCACGCCCAGTAGGCCACCAGCGAGCCCGCGGCCAGCACGAGCGCCAGCGTCACCGGCATCGGCTCGCCGCTCTTCCTGCCCAGGGCCAGCACCACGCCCTGCGACAGCACCAGGCCCGCCAGCACGAACGTCCACATCATGCGGCGGCGCGTCTGCAGCGTGGCGGCGCTCGGCTTCACGTCACCGAAGCGGCGCCGGTAGTACCAGCCCAGCACGAAGTACAGGACGAGGGCCACCGGGCCCCCCACCTCCAGCACGGTGAGGCTCAGCCTCGGCGGACGGCCGCCCTCGAGCGGCAGCGACGCAAGGAAGACCGCCATCACCAGCAACATCAGCCCAATGGGCAGGAAGCGCAGTCCCTGGAGCCAGTCGTAGTACCGCGTCACCAACTGGATGCGTCGGAGCTGCTCGTTCATGGCCTGGGCCTCCAGCGGTGCAGACAGGTCTGCGGTACAAACCGCAAGAAGGAGTAACCGAGCAGCCGGTCTCTGTCAACGACCGGTTTGCAGTGCGGACCGCCTTGAGGGCCTACGAGGCGGCGCGCCGGGGGGCGCGGGGGTCGGTGATGGTGAGCGGGTGACGGGCGCCCTTGGGGGAGACGAGGGCGGCGTTGAGGACGAAGTCCTGGCCCATGCGCAGCTCCAGGGTGGTGGGCCCCTTGTGGGTGGTGCGCCATTCGAGGTCGATGCGGACGCTGCCCAGCAGCTCGCGGTCCACGGTGGTGGCATCGAGCGACTCGAAGAGGACCACGGAGAGGGGGCCGGGGATGAGGGGCAGCTCCAGGGTGATGGCCTTGGTGGCGGGCACGGGGGTGTTGGCGGGGATGACCTCGTGCTGGGCGCCGCCGGGCACCATGATGCCGATGGACATGGGCACCACGTCCGACAGCCCGGTGATTCCGCGCGCCAGGTTGCGCCCGAGGATGGCGGCGCCCACGGCCACGCCCAGCTCCGGGTTGACCTCCTTCTCCGAGGACAGGCGCTTGAAGTGCGCGAAGCGCTGGCGGATGACGGGCATGCGCGTCTGGCCACCCACCATGACGAGCTCGTCAATCTGCTCCGGCTTGAGCTTCGCGCGCTCCAGCACGTCGTCGCACGCCGAGGCCGTGCGCTCGATGAGCTGGAACACCATCTCCTCGAGCTGCTTGCGGGTGAGGGTGTAGTCGAAGTCGATGAAGCCGCCGTCCTTCTGGGCGATGCAGGGCACGCGCAGCACGGTGGCGTCGCGCTGGGACAGCGACATCTTCGCGGACTCGGCGGCGAAGACGAGCCGCTGCATCACCACCTTGTTGCCGCGCAGGTTGATGCCGTGCTTGTCCTGGAAGTCCTGCACGAGCATCTCGACGATGCGCTCGTCGAAGTTGGCGCCGCCGAGGAAGGCATCACCACCGGTGGCGAGCACCTGCACCACGCGGTTGCGCACGGCGAGCAGGGTGGCGTCGAACGTCCCGCCGCCGAGGTCGAAGACCATCACGGTCTGCTCGGGGTTGCGCAGGTTGGCGTAGTAGAGCGCGGCGGCGGTGGGCTCGTTGATGATGGCGCGGACCTGGAGGCCGGTCTGCTCCGCGGCCTGCCGCACGGCCTCGCGCTGGCGGATGCTGGCGTGGGCGGGGACGGTGAGCACGCACTCCTTGAAGGGCTCGCCGGCGGCGTGGTTCGCCAGGGTGAGCATCTGCTTGATGATGAGGTGGGCCACCTCGGTGAGCGACGTCTGCTTCCCGTACATCGTCACGGCGGTGTAGCCGTCCGGGGCTTCCACCAGCTCGAAGGCGTACTTGTCCTTGTGCTGGGTGACGTACTCGGACTGGAAGCGGCGGCCCAGGAAGCGCTTGGCGCCGAAGACGGTGTGGCGGGGGTCGTCGATGATCTGCCGCCGCGCCGCATGGCCGACGATGGACTTGTCCGCTGCGTGGAACCACACCACCGAGGGCAGGGTGAAGCTCTTGTCCGTGACGGGGACGACGCGAAGCTTGCCCGTCTTGTCGAAGAAGGCCGCCGAGGTGTTGGTGGTCCCGAAGTCGATGCCGAGGATGGAGGCCGTGCTCATACAGGACGGACTCTCCCACGTCCGGGTGACGGGTTCAGCCCCCGAAGTGCCCAAGGTGTGCGGGACGGGCCCACTCTTCCTGTGCAGGTGAGGCAGTCAGGTAAGTCGAACTTAAGTGACCAGGCGCTCCGGGGCATGGGGCGGTCCCGGTGTTGGGGGGCGCGGACAGTCCCTGGATGCCGCGTTCTCCATTGACGTGTGGAGGTGGGCGTACGCAGATGCGCCGCGATGGGAACCCTCGACCGTTCACTCATCCGGGATGTCGCGGCCATCTCCGCCGCGGCGGGAGTCATCGGCGTGTCCTTTGGCGCCATCGCGGTGGCTGCGGGCATCTCGGTCTGGCTCGCCTCGCTGATGTCGCTGCTGGTCTTCGCCGGCGGCTCGCAGTTCATGATGGTGGGCGTGGTGGCCGGGGGCGGCAGTCCCGTGGCCGCGGTGCTGGCGGGGTTGCTGCTCAACGCCCGGCACCTGCCGTTCGGCTTGGTGGTGGCGGACGTGCTGGGGAAGAGCTGGCCCATGCGGCTGCTGGGCACACACCTGATGGTGGACGAGTCGGTGGCCTTCGCCCTGGCTCAGAAGGACCCGGCGCGGCGGCGCGCGGCGTACTGGCTCTGCGGTGGGACGCTGTTCGTGGCGTGGAATGTCGGGGTGGTCATCGGCGCGATGGCGGGGCGGGCCCTGGGCAATCCGGACGCGCTGGGGCTGGATGCGGCGTTCCCCGCTGGAATGCTCGCGCTGCTGCTGCCCTCGTTGATGGCGCCCCGGCGGGAGAAGCCGAAGGCGGAAGCAGGGGAGGACGTGGCGGGGGTAGATGCCCGCGAGCCGGTGCGCGCGGCGGCCCTGGCGCGCAGGGTGGCGCTGCTGGGGGCCGTCATCGCGCTCACCACGACGCCGCTGCTGCCGGCGGGACTGCCGGTGCTGCTCGCGCTCCTCGCCCTGGTGGTGGCCCTGCGATGACCCTGCTCCCCATCCTCATCCTCGCCGCTGGCACGTACGCCTTCCGGCTCGCGGGGCCGTTGCTGAGCCAGCGCATCCAGGTGTCCGCCCGGGTGCAACGGCTGCTGACCTTGTCGGCCATCGCGCTGCTGTCCGCGCTGGTGGCCACGGCGGCGCTGACCTCGAATGGTGGCTTCGCCGGCTGGGCCCGTCCAGCCGGTGTCGCGGTGGGCGCGGCGCTGGCGCTGCTCCGGCTGCCC
Above is a window of Pyxidicoccus xibeiensis DNA encoding:
- a CDS encoding Hsp70 family protein, whose translation is MSTASILGIDFGTTNTSAAFFDKTGKLRVVPVTDKSFTLPSVVWFHAADKSIVGHAARRQIIDDPRHTVFGAKRFLGRRFQSEYVTQHKDKYAFELVEAPDGYTAVTMYGKQTSLTEVAHLIIKQMLTLANHAAGEPFKECVLTVPAHASIRQREAVRQAAEQTGLQVRAIINEPTAAALYYANLRNPEQTVMVFDLGGGTFDATLLAVRNRVVQVLATGGDAFLGGANFDERIVEMLVQDFQDKHGINLRGNKVVMQRLVFAAESAKMSLSQRDATVLRVPCIAQKDGGFIDFDYTLTRKQLEEMVFQLIERTASACDDVLERAKLKPEQIDELVMVGGQTRMPVIRQRFAHFKRLSSEKEVNPELGVAVGAAILGRNLARGITGLSDVVPMSIGIMVPGGAQHEVIPANTPVPATKAITLELPLIPGPLSVVLFESLDATTVDRELLGSVRIDLEWRTTHKGPTTLELRMGQDFVLNAALVSPKGARHPLTITDPRAPRRAAS
- a CDS encoding AzlC family ABC transporter permease, which codes for MGTLDRSLIRDVAAISAAAGVIGVSFGAIAVAAGISVWLASLMSLLVFAGGSQFMMVGVVAGGGSPVAAVLAGLLLNARHLPFGLVVADVLGKSWPMRLLGTHLMVDESVAFALAQKDPARRRAAYWLCGGTLFVAWNVGVVIGAMAGRALGNPDALGLDAAFPAGMLALLLPSLMAPRREKPKAEAGEDVAGVDAREPVRAAALARRVALLGAVIALTTTPLLPAGLPVLLALLALVVALR
- a CDS encoding AzlD domain-containing protein, which produces MTLLPILILAAGTYAFRLAGPLLSQRIQVSARVQRLLTLSAIALLSALVATAALTSNGGFAGWARPAGVAVGAALALLRLPFVVVVVAAAATTALLRMTGMA